Genomic window (Bacillus kexueae):
TTTCAACCGCTTTTTCTACTTCCACTTTCGTTATATCACGACTTTCGACGTTTTTGCCATCTTCACGCTTTGATGGCTTAAACGTGGAAAGCTCTTCAAGCTTTACAGATGAATTCGGTGAAATCCCATCTACCGACATATCCACCCATCCCCCTAATTCGCTTCATTCTATTTCTTATATCGGTCTAATAAAGGATTTTTTTAGAGGATCGAGGAAATGTTCACGTTTTAAACTTAGTTAAATATTGATAACCATAATTTAACACAACTTATTCCGTCGGTGTACTTGTCCACCTCTTTTACTATCGGATACAATGGTGATGAAAAAACAAATGAGGAGTGAAAAGAATGGAACAGAAGATTGATTTAATTTTAGAGAGAATGATATCAATAGAAAGTGAACTGAAAGGCATGAACACACGACTAAATCGGATTGAAGAACGTTTAACTCATGTTGAATATGAGCATAAATCCTTAAAACAAGCTGTCATCGAAACAAACGAAGAAGTGAAAAATCTATCTGAAAGCTTTAAATCCGTTTATGAAATCATTGGGGAACATGACGTGTCCATTCGGACCTTCCGAAAGAAATTGATGAATAGTTAATTGAAGACAACGTTCTTAACCCCCACTATAAATTTCACTCTACTAACCCTAGATCAACTTGTAATTCCTCAACGTTTCATCTTGTATGACTAACTCTCTTAAAGTAAAAGGGAAGCACGAGCGCTTCCCTTCTCATTATCCCTTTAGATCAACAGAGTTTCCTAAATGTGGCTCTAATGACACAGGTGTTTGCGTTGTTTGCATTAACTCCTGCATGGCCTGTCCATTTTGTTCAGCCGTATTCATGGCCATTTTCATGACTGAAAGACTCGCTTGTTGGTTTACATTAGTCTGGCTAAGCATCATTGAAAGTGCTGCGATGTCCATACAATCCACTCCCCTCTTTAGTCGGTTCACTTTTATTATCGGGTGGGATTACAGATGTTTAAGGAATTAAGTGGAAACACTTGGAGAAAATCAGATTTAGCTTCTACTTCAGAAAAAGGAAGGACGTGATTGACATGGATCACCCTTTAGATTCTTTTATGATGGAAATGGTATTCGGAAAGCTCCTTGGTGATGGTAATTTAACTATTGATGAAAGCCGTTCACCAAGATTCCGTTTTGCCCACAGCTTAAAAGACAAGGAGTGGTGTGTACATTGCTATGAACAGTTAAATAACCACCTTCCAATGAACGCTCCAAAATACCGTAAATTAAATGACCCTAGAGTAAACAAAGGCTATAAAGAACAGCTCTATGTCCAGTCTAAAACACATCCATTTTTTATTCGCTTGAAAAATCAGTGGTATTTAAATAAGAAAAAGGTAGTACCTATAAATGAACTTGAAAAATATTTCACTCCATTGTGTTTAGCTTGGTGGTATCAAGACGATGGGCATTTAAAAATAACAAATCAACAGTTAAAAAAAGTAATCCTCTCAACAGAATCTTTTACGGAAGAAGAAATCTTGAGTTTAAAAGAACTACTAAAAAATAAATTTTGTCTAGAATTTAAAAAGGATGGTCAGAATCGATTAATAATATATGATAAACCTCAAATCTATTACTTTCTCCATCTTATTAAACCGTATATACATAGAAGCATGGAAAGAAAATGTGTGTTCCCAAAAATGGATAAACCTATTGAGAAAACGCATTTGAGGACAACCATTTACCTACCCTCTCACATAAAACTCGCATCACCAAGTCAGGATATAAAGGAAATCATATCTAAATTAAAGCAGTCTTTTCTTCCAATGTTAGAGAATCGAGACTACATCATCCAATACTTTTAGTACACTTTTCCTCAAATAAACACAAAAAGGAGTAAACAAGCATATCAAGTGCAATTCTCTCATGAGGAATTAGCCACTCTTTTTGCCATTCAAGAAAAATTAGGACTTTCAAGAAGTCAAACGGTTTCCCTCTATTACTTTATTA
Coding sequences:
- a CDS encoding YjfB family protein, which gives rise to MDIAALSMMLSQTNVNQQASLSVMKMAMNTAEQNGQAMQELMQTTQTPVSLEPHLGNSVDLKG
- a CDS encoding endonuclease, with product MDHPLDSFMMEMVFGKLLGDGNLTIDESRSPRFRFAHSLKDKEWCVHCYEQLNNHLPMNAPKYRKLNDPRVNKGYKEQLYVQSKTHPFFIRLKNQWYLNKKKVVPINELEKYFTPLCLAWWYQDDGHLKITNQQLKKVILSTESFTEEEILSLKELLKNKFCLEFKKDGQNRLIIYDKPQIYYFLHLIKPYIHRSMERKCVFPKMDKPIEKTHLRTTIYLPSHIKLASPSQDIKEIISKLKQSFLPMLENRDYIIQYF